CGCCACGGCTCGTTTCGCCGGTCCCCTTTCCATCCACATCCAGCTTCAGCGTATGCTGTGCCTGAATAGGGCAAACCTCCGTCCCTTCCAGAAGAACCGCCGTCACGTCCATGTCGCTTGCTGCCTGGTCGGGGCAAAGAAGCGAAACCTCTGCGTCGTCGAGCGAAGATCGTCTGATGAGATAGAGGACCTTCCGCACAACCGTTCTCCTCAGGAGAACACCAGTGCCCGGTCGGATGACGCGATACGCTTGGCTATGGTGCCCGCCTGCTCTTCATGAACATGAAAACCAGGGGTCATGCGGAACGAGGACCCGGTTCCCGCAGCCATGACAAAAGGAACGCTCAACTGCTGCAACGAAGGGAGGTATTTTTCAAGAATGTCCGCATCGATGACGTGATCGAGGTCTTGGGTGAGCAGCAGAGGAGCCTGCCCGAGGAGGAAGACGGTCACGGAATGCTCGCCGGCGCTCAAGCCCAGAGCGATACGAAGCGCTTCGACCGCGCGATGCGTCTTTGTGGGGTTTGCGCGGATTACAACGGCAACGCTAGAGGGCATCGAGACCTGGACGTCCAGGGGTCAGTTAAATGCCAGGAACCGGTCGCAACCAGCAATCATGTTCGACAGCACAACGAGTCCGCACAAGGAGATGGCGGGATCGAGCCTCTCGGTTGATACCCCGTGCTGTTGGCAGCCATAGGCGCACACGAAGAGCTTGGCGCCGCGATGAGCTAAGTCGACCAGCCGCGGATCGCGCAAATTCTTCACACCCTCGTCAATGAGATAGAGATACACATCGATTTGCTGAGTCAACGCTTCAGAGGATAGGGCGGCGACAGTGTCCACGCTGGGATGCGATTGCGGCGTGGACAGCAAGATACCGAGTTTCTTTTTCTGCATGACAATTCACAGGGGGAATAATCAAATAAGTACTTTAAAAATCAATGTCTTACAAAAACAAATCAAACAACAGAAGATTACGAGTTTTAGACACAAAAGTCAACCGGAAAAACCACGCCCTCCAGCCGGGCTATAGCGCGATGCGATCGTCCGTGCTGCGCCCTTCAAAGGGATATCCTCCTGTTGCTTGGTGTCCATATTGCGAAGGACGAGAGAGTCTTTCGAGACCTCTTCGTCGCCCAGGATGACCGAATAGACCGACCGCAGTCGGTCGGCCTGTCGCAGGTGAGCTTTGAGCGAGGTAGCCCTGTAGTCGATCTCGGTCGGGACACCGAGTGCCCGTAGTTCCTCGACAAGGGCGAGACCTGCGGAGGACCCGCGTTCGCCGAAGGCGGCGATATACACAGGGCGCAGAACCGAAGGCATGCTCTCTTGAGGCAACATCAGCGTCACTCGTTCCAACCCGACGGCGAATCCGATGGCCGGAGTCTTCGGGCCGCCGAGCGCTTCTACTAAGCCGTCGTAGCGACCACCAGCTCCGACGGCGTTTTGCGCGCCAAGCTGCGAAGAGGTGACCTCGAAGGCCGTCAAGGTATAGTAGTCGAGTCCACGGACGAGGCGAGGGTTGAGCTGATAGGGAACGCCGATCAGCGATAAGCCTCCGAGAACATGATCGAAGTGGCGGCGAGCCTCCGGTGACAGGTGATCCGTCAGCCGCGGGGCGTCCTCGGTCGCCGCACGGCACTCGGGGACCTTGCAGTCGAGGACGCGGAGGGGATTCGCCTCCATGCGCCGCCGGCAGTTCGGGCAGAGTCGGGATACGCGCTCTTGGAGGAACCCGAGTAGCAGAGCCTTATAGGCCGGCCTGTCCTCGGCGAGTCCCAGACTGTTGATCTCCAGCGTCAGATCCGGGAGAGCGAGCCCGGAAAGAAATCGCCACAGCAACGCGATGACCTCGACGTCGGCGCGGGGATCCGCCGTGCCGAAGAACTCCACGCCGAACTGGTGAAACTGCCGGAGCCGTCCGGCTTGCGGGCGCTCATGCCGGAACATCGGCCCCAGGTAAAACAGCTTCTGGGGAAGGGGGTCGGCGGCCAGGTTGTGTTCGATGTACGCCCGGACGGCTCCGGCGGTTCCTTCAGGGCGCAGGGTCAGCGACGTTCCATCGCGGTCCTGAAAGGTATACATCTCTTTTTCGACGATATCGGTCGCCGCTCCGATGCTCCGGGCGAAGAGTTCCGTCGTTTCGAAGACCGGGATGCGGATCTCCCGATAGCCGTAGAGTCCCGCAATGCGGCGGGCGTGTTGTTCGACGAACTGCCAGCGCGCGGTCTCGTCCGGGAGGATATCCTTGACGCCCTTGATCCCTCGAATCATACCCGTTCCTTCATCTCTCGCCTATCGCCTGGCAGCGCGACTATAGCGGCGGCGTTCGAGGCAAGTCAACGCGCCTGCATGGCCTTGGTCAACGGTCATGAGTCAATGGCCAACGGTGATGGACGACAGCGATGGTCCTGTGCCCATTGACGATTGACCGCTGGGCCACGCTGCCTCCTTGCAGCGACAGGCCGCTGGCGTTATAGTGCGGCGCACCGTTAAGCTGAAGCTGCCGGCTGTTCACGTTCAACTTGAAGCAGAGATGAGCGAAGACTGGCTCGCGGTCGCCATCGGATTGGGATTGGTGGCCTTGGTGGGGACAGGGCTGATCGCTCACGTTCCGTGGTGATCGTCGATGATGAGGGAAGATTCGGGAGCTGCGTATCGGACTACGGCGGGAACCCAGTGGATCGCCGCCGCGTTTTCGTTTCTCCTCGTCGTCGTGCTGGCGGTGATCGCCAACCGGCTGGCTCAGGCGAGCAAGGTGTGGCTCGGCCGGGAGCTGTTGGAATATCCTTTGTGGGCCGTGACGCTCGGGCTCGCGGCGAATCTGGCGATCACGACCGCCGGCATCCGCGACCGCGTCAGCGCCGTGATCGGAACGGAGTTTTTCTTGAAAACGGGCCTTGTCCTGATGGGCGCCACGATCAACTTTGCGGATGTCTTGCGCATCGGCGCCAAGGGCCTGATTCAGGCGGTGCTGGTCGTGACGGCGGTCTTCTTCCTGACGTGGTATCTGGCCGCATGGTTCCGGCTCGATGCCAAGCTGCGCGCGCTGATGGCCGCCTCCGTCTCGATTTGCGGAGTGTCCGCCGCCATCGCCGCCGCGGGCGCGGTTCTGGCGAAGAAGGAACACCTGGCCTACGTGGCGACGCTGGTGATCCTGTTTGCGCTGCCGCTCATGCTGCTCCAGCCCTATGCGGCGAAAGCGCTGGATCTCTCTGCAGACGTAGCCGGCGCGTGGATCGGCGGCAACATCGACACGACCGCCGCCGTGGTCGGAGCCGGGGCGATCCACAGCGAAGCCGCGATGAAGGTCGCGTCGGTCGTCAAACTGTCCCAGAACGCCCTCATCGGGTTTGCCGCGTTCTTTTTAGCGCTGTACTGGGTCGTCGTCATCGAACGGCGCCCGGACCAGCGACCCAGTCCACGCGAGATCTGGACCAGGTTTCCGAAATTCGTGCTGGGCTTTGTGATCGCCTCGGCGCTCGCCACCTTCGGGCTCCTCGCGCCGGAGCAAGTCAAAGACGCGATCGTCCCGCTGCGGAATTGGTTTTTGACCGCGGCCTTCGTGTGCATCGGGTTAGAGCTGTCT
This genomic window from Nitrospirota bacterium contains:
- a CDS encoding DsrE family protein gives rise to the protein MQKKKLGILLSTPQSHPSVDTVAALSSEALTQQIDVYLYLIDEGVKNLRDPRLVDLAHRGAKLFVCAYGCQQHGVSTERLDPAISLCGLVVLSNMIAGCDRFLAFN
- a CDS encoding DsrE family protein produces the protein MPSSVAVVIRANPTKTHRAVEALRIALGLSAGEHSVTVFLLGQAPLLLTQDLDHVIDADILEKYLPSLQQLSVPFVMAAGTGSSFRMTPGFHVHEEQAGTIAKRIASSDRALVFS
- the hisS gene encoding histidine--tRNA ligase, which produces MIRGIKGVKDILPDETARWQFVEQHARRIAGLYGYREIRIPVFETTELFARSIGAATDIVEKEMYTFQDRDGTSLTLRPEGTAGAVRAYIEHNLAADPLPQKLFYLGPMFRHERPQAGRLRQFHQFGVEFFGTADPRADVEVIALLWRFLSGLALPDLTLEINSLGLAEDRPAYKALLLGFLQERVSRLCPNCRRRMEANPLRVLDCKVPECRAATEDAPRLTDHLSPEARRHFDHVLGGLSLIGVPYQLNPRLVRGLDYYTLTAFEVTSSQLGAQNAVGAGGRYDGLVEALGGPKTPAIGFAVGLERVTLMLPQESMPSVLRPVYIAAFGERGSSAGLALVEELRALGVPTEIDYRATSLKAHLRQADRLRSVYSVILGDEEVSKDSLVLRNMDTKQQEDIPLKGAARTIASRYSPAGGRGFSG
- a CDS encoding putative sulfate exporter family transporter, translating into MMREDSGAAYRTTAGTQWIAAAFSFLLVVVLAVIANRLAQASKVWLGRELLEYPLWAVTLGLAANLAITTAGIRDRVSAVIGTEFFLKTGLVLMGATINFADVLRIGAKGLIQAVLVVTAVFFLTWYLAAWFRLDAKLRALMAASVSICGVSAAIAAAGAVLAKKEHLAYVATLVILFALPLMLLQPYAAKALDLSADVAGAWIGGNIDTTAAVVGAGAIHSEAAMKVASVVKLSQNALIGFAAFFLALYWVVVIERRPDQRPSPREIWTRFPKFVLGFVIASALATFGLLAPEQVKDAIVPLRNWFLTAAFVCIGLELSFAEFAEVGWRPVAVYFLATAANTALALGAAWLLFGNAW